In the genome of Pseudanabaena mucicola str. Chao 1806, the window TCATTTACTTCTTGGTTTTCGCCTTCCCTTGTTTCGTCAAAGCAAAGGATTCGCGGCGCTTCATTGTTTTGACAAACTCGACGCGGCGAAAGCGCATGGCGGTCCAATCCTCATCTATGGCGACTTGACGCACGCGCTCAAAGCCCACACTCCCAAGCGCCTCCCAGCCGTTATCGCGGTTGAAATTGCATTTGTATTTCTTTGACGTACCTTTGGGATATGCAAACCATATCAGCGCATCGCCCTTTGCTTTCTTGGCTATGGTTTTGCCCGCCGCCTCAATTTCCGGTAGGGTGGTAACAAATACCAACGTAAAAACAATTTCTCTCGCCTCACGCGCATCGCGTAAGACTTTGATTCCCGTCAATGCCGCAAGTTCAGGCTCGAAACTTTCTGGAGCATTGAGTACAAGAATCTCTGTTTGGTCTTTCAGAGTCAACTTGCTAAAAATAGATGTCATTTGTAATCTCTCCTTATGCGGACAGCATTGACTTTCAAGCAGTCATATCTATTGCTTGTAAGTTCTGTCAACTGACGGTCGAATGTTCCTGTGCCATTTCACGCAGATACAAATATAACGGTAGCCCCAGGGATACTCCTACAACCAGCGTACCCACAATAGGCAGCCAAAGAGTTGAAACCTTTCGCTTCTGTCCATCAGTAAAAACGAAAACAAACAAAACCAACGCGGAAACGATGACATCCAACCAACCAAAGGCGGCTATACGTGAAGTCGCGATTTGTTCGATAAGCAATGGGATATTGAAACCATTATCTGCAATCCAAGGAAAGAATTGAGAGTATGGAAGAACAACACCAAGAAAACCAAGGATCAGGTAGATGTGCTTTGTTTTCATGTTTTGAGACCTTTTCGTGTGTAATGGCCGCCCAACGTTCGAGCTAAGCTGCCCGCGGAGGCAGGTACTGTAAGCCCGGACTGAGACGATAGTACGACTGGCTCAGGCCGGGCTTACAGTGCCTGTCGTAGCGGGTCAGCTTGAGCGAGGGGTTAGGCATCACCGCTCACCGCCGGGCGGCCCCCAGAAGACCACCCACGTTGCGAAGTCGCTTGAGAAGTTCTCAAAGCGGTGTGTCTGCCCTGCGGGCACGAAGAACGCTGAGCCGGGCGAAAAGCTCAGTCGCTCATCTCCGTTCACGAAAGTTCCCGTCCCTGAGATGATGAAGTACAGCTCATCTTGGCTATGCGGAGACTGTGGATCCGTTTCGACGGGCGCATAGATCTCAACCGACATGGTGCCGTGGGCAAGCGCCCGGACGAACCTCTCACCGCCTGGCCACTGCGCAGTGACCTCGCCCGGAAGGCGGGCTAGAAGCGTCTCGGCGTGGGCATTCATGGGATGGACGTCGTGCTGTGCGGAGGTGGACCAATGGAGTTTGGTTGTGATGCCTAACGGCTTAATTGAGCGGCAAGAGAACTTGGACTCTCAACCAAAATCTTTGATTATTGTCCGCTCCAATGATGTGTTATGCACCGATCGCTTATCAATTATTTATCTTTGCGATCGCC includes:
- a CDS encoding DUF2834 domain-containing protein — translated: MKTKHIYLILGFLGVVLPYSQFFPWIADNGFNIPLLIEQIATSRIAAFGWLDVIVSALVLFVFVFTDGQKRKVSTLWLPIVGTLVVGVSLGLPLYLYLREMAQEHSTVS
- a CDS encoding cupin domain-containing protein, which produces MNAHAETLLARLPGEVTAQWPGGERFVRALAHGTMSVEIYAPVETDPQSPHSQDELYFIISGTGTFVNGDERLSFSPGSAFFVPAGQTHRFENFSSDFATWVVFWGPPGGER